The Magnolia sinica isolate HGM2019 chromosome 9, MsV1, whole genome shotgun sequence sequence cctttctgtgtaaagcctatatcgactgtgtcactacattgtgatagtgaagccacattagctaaagcctatagcggcacttataatggtaagtctagacatattagtcttcgacatgattatgtcagacaattgactagagatggaatcattgctatttcttatgtgaaatcaaacaATAACCtagcagatcctttcactaaacctctaccgaaagaggtagtaaaggctacatctagagggatgaggTTGAAACACTTCAAACAAAGTTCCACCAataatggtaacccaacctaaagtcagaaaatctctaattttgggtttaatgggtaagaacaagtcactgatatgtggaaaatttttagcactaaattataaaacctcatccataatagataagtgctgagcgttacaatagagggttgagtcttagaactcttaatgaaatccagtctataaggacaagtatcttataaGTAACGGAGAcattggaaggatttcacctatatgaacgtagagatggtgccgtctctcatgagagttaggagttttctctcgggatcgttcacgaattaggataagcacatgactattaattgtgctgagcaaaattgtgggaactctaacaaacacatagtgaatatgtgtgtggtattttcaattttattatctAGGAATAAATGGTTCAAAGCTGCGGGtaccagtcatttcgatagagttttgaaatacttacactaaggaaagattaaaatcaaaagatatctttctttatgcatataagctgattattctggcagtattATTTAACTGagtaaataattttataaaatcaagtggaAAATTGTTgcaaaaaaatattgattttaataaaatatatttcaaatactaaaataatatataatatataaaaagttgttttgaaaaacactttgcagtgggtttttgggaattgtcccacatggaaaagagaagagaaaaaactgtggtttatatgaaggatgtggagtattataatatttacctacctagtccgtggactatggaccttgcgtgttccagtgcgtagcactggaacacccgcgcgcgggctcgcgctcgcgctcgggctcggtctcggtctcgggcacgggctcagtgcgagggcgtgggcatgtgaggcagtgtagcTGTAGAGGTGTTAGTGGCGTACTTTGCACTTTgtacgtccgcatcgtgtcgcagagggtcgctccttcgcgaccttgagcgaaccggagcgagacgtatgcgagtcgcggtgcaactaagtggctatggcgagtggctggttagcagaaagactaaaggactgagagagaaatctctcagtataaatagagggactgaaaagagttgttgcagtagaaactgtaacagctgaacCATTAGTGCAgagtccagctgtaactgctgcatagctagcccaacagctagaaaacggctagttgttatctcacaacagtcagcatgcagcagcttaatggctcatgcacaataatcagaaaacggccataaaacggctagttttccaacagccagaaatggcttaatggaatttaagtctctggaccataaccccctagccaccatagcctataaaaggaggacctaaatgggtttccaaaccatctcaactcactccagcaaactcaTACGAACTAatacagccagcccctctccactcatatattctagtgtttccagcaacgtagcaaggcttaaaccttagcttgaagaacagaccagtggtgtggtctaagacggttcaactgaaccagtggctgaagatttgaactgacctgtgcagaagtcgaaactattttttttcttcttttcttcttctcttgggatttttcctttatactgtaatactgccagaaagtgtgtaattgagttctatttggtgggccttcgtgtttgctgaacgcagacccacaccaggctcgtcgtatcctaaaagCTGATTGcatgtaacctatcagcatactcaatttacttgagtaggggcaaataacgctttaaggacatcgTTTCAAACGTGCTTCAGTctatcctgatttctgattattttgtaattttcggtttccacattatacagaaatacgttaatctatataatttctaacaatttttgcagtgtggtacacttgatatttgtatctatcttatttttggctCAAGCAttgagacgagctcgccaaatggacaagggtttggatataacacatacctcgtaccTCATTATCTTACTGACGTCAATGCACCAGCCACTCTCACTTCACCGTTGGATCTGCCTTACAACGACATGAGAGAAGAAGGGCGGCgtagataaacaaatacatcatagtgggccacccACACAAAACTGCCCGTTCTGGGGAGGATACCAGCAACCCCAATGAAGTCGGTGGCGTGTGGCACACCGACCGGCACTTGTACTTCCCCACCCATCCCAATATAAGGACATGCTAGGGCTCTAAATGCTACTgtaatgtatggattttatccacaccctccatgcatttttttttccatgtcattttaggctgGGGTCACaaaaatgagtcggatccaaagttcaaataggccacaccagaAGAATCAGCGGTGTTAatgatacctaccgttgaaaatttccaaaGCCCCatggtgatatttgtatttcataCGACTGTTTATAAGGCTCCAgggtaatatttatatttcatacaactgtttataaggtcatagaTACcttgatgaaggtaaaacacaaatatcagcttcatacaaAACTTCTTTGAAGCTGAAGAAGTTATCAACGATAAACATTCAATTCCCATTTCGTGGTACAtttgaaccttggatctacctcattttgataggcctatcctaaaatgacatgtgaaaatgaatggacggtgtggatgaaatctatACATCACATCACATCAGCATCAGAGACCTAGCCTGTCCCTATCGCACCAGATAAGATTATGATGGGTGGGTATTCGGTACTACCCCGTCTGTTCAGAGCTCGGTACAGGCGAAGGCTCTGAGAGACATTGAGAGGCGAATGTGATGTTtgaattttatccaaaccgtccatacacttttaaatatcacttttagGTAACTTTATAAAAATAAGCtaaatttaaatctcaagtggacgacaaTACAGGAAGAAGTATTGCTAaagatgctcaccattgaaacctttttagggtccaccgtattttttattttccatccaaagtgttgatatggtcatatacaactgtttgaattgaaaaaacaaatatcatcttgatccaaaacttctgtggtcctcgGGAAACTTTCAACGGTTAtaatttaatccccattgtgtggccAATTTGAATTTAATCTTCTCCATTTTTggtttaataatttaaaattatatttaaaaattaatagacggtgtggataaaattaaaGATAACTTTGGACCCTTAATGGCCTTAGGAGCCTCTGCCTGCACCGAACTTCCAACAGGCGGGGgtggtacctaatccgcgccggACAGGACATCGACGGTCGGCCCACAGTAGGCTATGGGCACGAGTtattacgcaatccgcttccccacacCAGCGGTCTTGCGAAAAAGAGAGTtatgatactctggctgtgtataacgcttgatacacaggcacttagaaattgtcaTTGGAGGTATGCATTTGCTCAAAATAAACCGACCGGAGTATGGAAGTCACGGTCTCTAATCTACAGCTCCAAATTCATATTTTGTGAGCCATCTTAATATCTGAGTCGTGGACACCTGGTCATTGAAAATCAACcgtttgatattttcatttttaaccgtccagtaAAGGTCAACAATCCAGTATTCAACAAATTAAATAAGCGTAATTTCTGGTTATGACAAATGAAATTATTAAACATAATCTGGACGGTTTTCTTTGAATAAAATAATATAGTTGTAAGTCATTTGCAAATGCTTGTGCATCATCCAtaacactccgccagagtatcaaagttacTCCTAGAAAGAGACAGTATTACTTACTGGAAATGACTCAAAATGGCCAATGCCATGCACTTGGGACGCAGATTTCCGGttgaaggctttcgcaggaacttcctgcgcttgggaagctaggtggggcccactgtgatgtttgtgagaaatccacctcgtccatcctgtttatgagattattttagggcatgtgacaaaaaatgaacaggatccaatactcaagtgagaCACACGAGAGGGAACActggggaaagaaatttctaccgttgaaacctatctGGGCtccgtcttgatgtttatataccatccaaaccgtttataaggtcatcctCACTTGGAACaacttaaaacaaaaaaaaaaaaagcctgataACAAAACTCTTGTGGCTATACGAATCtttcaacggtggtcgttcaatccaTACTGTTTCTTCTGTGTGGCCCATTCGAgtattggatctggctcattttttgttttaaatcCTAAAACAAACTCATAAAACAGATGAAtgtgatggatttctcacaaacatcacagtgggccccacctagcttcccagcgcaggaacttgccAAGggctttgcaggaaatccgcgtccatgtatttgaattgcatgGGCCCAGCTTGATTCATGAAAGTCTGGATACCCATCCATTAGATGTGACTTCAAGTGTTAGCCGTAGATCTCAAAATCCATCCGGATCCATGACTCAGGCGAGCCAAAAACATAAAATCACCCCCCATAAACCtccagtgaggcccacctgagcatGAAGAAGGCTTATTTCCTCTGCGAACGGCTTGGATGACATTTAAACAACCAAACGTTCAACCCCAAGAAGGGCATCTACGTGGGAGTCCATGAcccaactatttcatgtggtgtgacccacctgagctttagatcaggCTGGTTTGTTGCATCATGCACTAACATGATGTTTttcaattgatggacggagtggatttcgcacatacatttacagtgggccccacagacctaCTCGTTGTATTGCAATCCTTGAAAAGCAATAAGCTGTTTTAGTTACGTGGGTGTATACTTCAATCTCCCTGTAAAGGAGATTGTTGAGCGGAGTATTTAATTACTCTGGCTGCATgtgacacttgatatgcaggcacttagcatgtattaacttaaattaactgattaaattgtgaaaaaccctgTCACTGAGTTTTAATCCAAAAgtcagattgattgaacaatcctcacccctgattcatggacacttctTTGCTGAGATAAGACACTtggaattttcattttcaaccgtccaataaattcacaccaatttaatatatataagcTTAGAGATAAATGGACCAGATCTCTGACTCGTGCGCTTTGGTACGGATGTCTAACACATGTGCCACCCCACACACGTGGAGGAGTGATTACCGGATTGATAAGGGCATGGTTGTCATATGCAGCGAGTGGGAAATGTcttcagtggatccctgactgtgaggcccaccttgatatatttgtcttatatccacaccgtctatccatttcttcgtatcattttagattattagaccaaaaacgaagcatattcaaatcacaggtggactaggaaatattggtgattaaccattaaaaatttctcaggGGCACAGAAGAAGTTTTTGATAAGGCTGATGTTTGCATATGGTCCTTTCATCTTGGGTTGTACATaagttgagccgagttgagctgggcACATCTCGACTCGGCTCTGAAACTAGTTAACCACAGCTCAAACTCTGCTCCTCAGTCCTCTTGCCTGACTGGTTAGCACGGTTCAACTCGATCAGCAGGTTGGGCCAATTCAAGCCAATgcaacattttatcaaacacataaggTGTCTCCAATttttcacataatgcaaaacTGTAACAACTGTTTATTGGTGTTTGATAAAACAGCCGTCCAGCGACATCAAAATCAAGGTATGAGAGTAGTTTTATAGTATAAAGTTTATATTTTTCGTAGTTATTTGTTTTGtatctgtttcttcctcaatatCAATTGATCCCACAGATAATATATACACCTTAAACAACACTTCGtcgagtcatttcattaaacatttgGTAAGATGCAACAATACCAAAATAATTGAATCATCGAAGCTTATTCTTATTTGAACCTAAGTAGAGTTGAGTTCAAATAAGCTCGAATTCTACTCAAAAGTTTTACAAACTCTAAAAACCAGCTCAACTTAGTCTAAATTCAATTTTGAGCCAAGGCGAGCCGAcgtttttcaagtcaagtcgagcgagttgaccAAGCAAACTTAAGTGGTGTACAACTctactttcatccaggtctttgtgaccttatcaatggattggatggaaaataaacattttaatgGCCCcaggtaagtttttaatggtgtacgttcaatcatcactatttcttgtggtgtggtttatttgatattttgatctgctgcatttttttttatcataaccTAAGTGCTTGGTAGAAATAGATGAGTGGCGTGGATACAAAGtacatacattgcagtggacccTACAGTCAGTCAGGGGCACACCTGTGAATCGGTGGATCCCACCGTGGCAGCGTCCTGGCTATTGGgggcattttagtcattttacTTGTTCATTGTCAGTTCTGTTACACGTTACTGATTTAACTTGAGATGCGGAGCGGTTTTTTGCAATTATCCAAAACCTCTGGGAGTTAAATACCAGCGTTATAAAAGGACGTGGGAATCTACAAATAGCTGAAGCGTGAGTAGGTATATACAAACGTACAGGCCTCGATGGTGACCTTAACGGCTGATTCCCAGCTGCAGAAAACTTTTGTTTGAATTTCCAATGATGATTTCCTTGAATAGTTATAGCAACAATACTTTTGTTTGAATTTCCAAAACAATGGTAAATAAATAGGAAATGGATTATAATAATTTCCTTAGGGCCTCTTGGCCGGACCGATCGCATGGTATTAGGAAGGATGGGATCACAATATCTCGGGATATACGGGATGAGCCAAACAGAACccgtgaacttgtcccaggatataagcaattccatggatcttaaaatAATCAACTGGCAtcactatcattaccttaaaattgatcccatcccttggttggatggattggaaggtaaaatttgAGATATGCCGGGCATGCCAACCAGACCCAGTGAACTtatcccgagatatagcaatcctatGAATCTTAAACCACTCCACTGACacgaccatcattaccttaaaatccatcccatccctcctaatcccatgggattcgccgggccaaacaggcccttaagtaaTTACAGCATCAATGCCCTTAAGTAATTACAGCATCAATACTAATGCTTAATCAAAACTTGTCAATGATGTGaaatatacatggggcccacaataatatgtctcttatccacaccgtccatccattattacAGCTGAAATTAGGTCATCATCCGAAAAGACGGGgaagatccagagctcaagtgggtcacaccacaggatttaggaaatcaaatatctacctttaaaaactttttgaagccactgtttcctttggtgtggatcatttgagtgttggatcagtaTAGATTTTTAGgaaatgcctcaaaatgtcatgctagaatggatggacggcacagatacaTCGTATatattacagtggggcccacaaatttaaactaGTCCATTTTGACCGATTTTCCAAACAGAAGtacatatgaattttcaaacagaaTGTGAGTAACCGTTACTTACcttggatttggaaaatcaaacatgccattGAAATCTCGTCATTTCACGCTGTGAATCGAAGAAAGCTACAGAGAGTCGACGATCTACGCTGGTTTTCCGCATATTGCTGAGGTCATTGTCAGTCAAATCGTACGAAAAAAGTGGACATACGTGAAATATACGGAAAGCTCTTCAGGTCTTTATAAAAGGAGGCGTGAGGGAGATGTCGACTCTAATTTCGATCGATCTGCTTTCAGATCCAGTATTCTTAGCGGGTTTTTGGATGTTTTGATTTGGGAACTTTGCTGCATTTTAGGGTTTCTGTGCTGTTTTCGTGTTTTAATTTGGGAATTTGGCCGATTTTAGGGTTTCTGGCGGCTTTTTTAgctgttaggttttaggttggggattTGGTAGGTTCTAGGGTTTCAGCTTGGATCTTTTGCTGTTTTCAGCTCTCAGTCGAAGGATCTGAGATAtttaaagctttttttttttttttttctgtgttgATTGAAGTGAAATCGGTTGACGATCTTGAGCAACTTTGGAATTGTATGTTCAAAGTTCTACAATCATTCTTGATTTGATTTTCCTCCTATTCGAAAGCTTGGCAGCTGATTCTCGAgcttttgaatttatttatttatttttttgaaatttctatcTGATCAGCGAAAATCGCTCAGATTTGAGATTTCTTATCTCAAGGGGTTCAGATTTCACCTTTCGGACTCTGGATTTCTGTTACGAGATTTAAATTCGAAGAAAGATGACGACCGGAAGCCCTGCGCCGgtgaaagagaagaaggagaagagacaGCGAAAAAACAAACAGGTTGCAGATGAGAAAGCTCCTCTCTTGCCAAGCAAGCAGGAGGAAGATGTCTCGCTTGATGGCTTTAGCGGAGCTTCTTTTGCTGGGGCTGTGTTTAACCTATCGACGACAATCGTCGGAGCTGGAATCATGGCTCTGCCTGCGACCATGAAGGTCTTAGGGCTTGGGCCTGGGATTGTTATGATTGTATTCGTTGCTTTCCTGACAGAGGCTTCAATCGAGATGCTGCTTAGGTCTAGCAGGGCTGGGAAATCGGTTTCCTATGCAGGTGTTATGGGAGATGCCTTTGGAAGAATTGGGAGGATGCTATTGCAGCTCTGCGTCGTCATTAACAACATCGGCGTGTTGATTGTGTACATGATTATCATTGGTATCATCTCTAAACAATCCCATCTTTTTGTTCTTCGTAGAGTTATTGTATTGCATGCATCATCCATCGATCACAGTCGCTTGAATTGGTTTCACTTGGTGCTTTGTAGATAAGGATGGATTCTTGGGTTTTCTCACAGTTCTGTGCAAGGTTTAAACTATCAATCCAAAACCAGTTCTTATTGCAGGATATGTACTGGTGTTTCCTTTGAAATATACAGCTGTATCTGCCCGAAACAGCCCAATACATGGGTGATGTAGGGTGATACAGGGATCTGTTTGTTGATGTAGGGTGATACAGGGATCTGTTTGTTGATGTAGGGTGATACAGGGATCTGTTTGGTGATGTAGGGTGATACAGGGATCTGTCGGTGGCAAACGATACAATACCTGATACACCGATTTAAAACCTTGGTTCTGTGACTTCCATGAAGCTTTCTGATTGTGGAAAGCACGATTGATAAATTAAATTAACAATTAATGAGATTAGACTGATAAAAGAGGAATAGTATAATATGAAGCTCATGGAGCAACACCAGTGACTGACTTGACAGGCGGCTAAACCTCTTCCTGATAATAGTCATTCGCAGTGCAACTTTGTTACTTCATAGAAGAGAGTCACATGGAATAATCCCCTCAACATTTTTAATTAGGTATCTCAATCTTTTATGTTCTGATCTTTCAGAGAGGCCTGATTTGCCGAAAGAGGGACTAAAACGATTGTGCTGGATTAAACATCTGATGTTCTTCAGGGCATAAGTACGAAGTCGGCTCCAACCTCTGACTTCCTGTGAATCAAAGCTTATTTTGGTGAACTGATTTGCTTAGTTTAAGGTCATTTGTCTCTTAATTTCAGTATGACGGGGGTGAATGGCGATTATATTCATTGAACTGATTTGGGTCCGGATAACAGCAGTTTAGAATCTTTAGAGATTCTTTTAGACATTTCTCGAACACTTCTtatttagaaaataaaccacagGCAATCTTAAATATCTGCTACACTTCTAGGTATAGGTGTAATTCTTATATAATTCATTACCATTATGAAATACCTTGAACAAGTTTTGTTCTTTCCGGACTTGCCTTTTGTCCTGCCTAAATAGTTGTGGCATGAAGAGATATAGagattcaatggttaaaattaaagatgagaagaagggatggctATGATTTTTCCTGCCTAAATAGTCgtgtttcttttttcttgataATTTTCTCAATACCCCTGGGTGGCTTGTTTTTAAACTTGGCTTTTCAATTCCTTTGCGTTCTTTTTTCGCTTCAAACATACAACCCAATTCCCCTTTTCTGTACTTGGAGATGTCCAATAATGCTAAATAATCTAATGGGTTGTGTAACTTATTTGTTTAGGCGATGTGCTTTCTGGAACATCTTCTAGTGGAGTTCATCACTCCGGTATCTTGGAGGGATGGTTTGGAGTACACTGGTGGAATGGGCGTTTCTTTATATTGCTTGTTACAACTCTTGGTGTATTTGCTCCATTGGCTTGCTTCAAACGTGTAGGTAAGTGTTATCCTTGCTGTATTTGCTGTGTTTATCCAGTATTTATTTTAGTCACATTTTATCAATTTGCTTATGGATATATGCTGTTGTGCTTTTTAATCCACTTGAAGTAACTTGTTTTAATTGCTTCTGGCAGGTTTTTGCTGCTTCCCAGCATTTCAGTAGGTTCAAACTTtacagattaaaaaaaaaaaaaaaaaaaactaataccaTCATTCAGCTTTTGATTCCTTGAATTTCCATTGAATGACCTATTATTTTGATAGTTTTTCTTCAAAGGATATTAATTTTCATTTCACCTATTTTCTTTTTTGATGAATAATTTGAATAGAAACTATGTtgatccatcatttttttttttcaagatattTTTGTAGGTTTTCTGAGATATTTGAATAGAAACTCGATTTACCACTGATTTCTGAAATAATTCTCTGCTCTGATTTTCTTATGActagaaaagaaaaacccaaCTTGATTAGACATGCCAGATCTTAAAAGGGGAAAAATGCTCCAAGACTGGAGTTGCtgcggattgatgatttgtttttaCTCTATTCTGACAACGAggggcgaaaaaaaaaaaaaactgataagAAAGCAAACTTATCAATCTGGTCATCTTAAGTTTCAGAGCACTTCATTTGGATACAACCCGATAGCCCCTTTGATGGGTTTACTTATCTGTGAATGACTGTTGCAAGTATGGAAACTCTTGACTTAAACGGGATCTTTGGTGGACAATACTAAGCTCAGCTTGTTTATTGACTCATCATTTTTTGCTGTTCCTGATGGATACAACATTATTTTGCCTTTTTTTTGCAGATTCATTAAGATATACATCTGCTTTATCAGTTGCACTAGCTGTGGTATTTGTTGTTATAACCGCCGGAATCACAATCGTCAAATTGATAAATGGCAGCATAGCAATGCCCAGATGGCTCCCTAATGTCACTGATCTGACATCAGTCTGGAAACTCTTCACAGTCGTGCCTGTTCTCGTCACGGCATATATCTGTCATTACAACGGTATGCAAACTGAAAAACCATCTCTGAAATAAACAGTTGTAATCTGGTCACTTTCTAAATTGGATAGTCTTGAAATCTAGGATTACCCCTTCTGAAAGATTGCTCTGTATCATTTGAGTACTCATGGATTTTATTGTGATTCTGCAGTCCACACCATAGACAATGAGCTTGAGGACTCCTCGCAGATACAATCGATTGTGCGGACCTCACTCGGTCTCTGCTCGACCGTGTACATAACCACCAGCTTCTTTGGTTTCCTCCTCTTTGGTGACTCAACCCTTGATGATGTACTCGCCAACTTCGATTCCAACCTTGGCATCCCATATAGCTCAGTGCTTAATGACGCAGTCCGTGTCAGTTACGTTATTCACCTCATGCTTGTGTTCCCCATTATCTTCTTTGCACTCCGCCTGAACTTGGATGGCCTTCTGTTCCCCTCGTCGGGCCCTTTGGTTTTGGATAATCGGAGGTTTGCGTTGATCAGTGCAGGGCTCATTGGTGTTGTGTTCTTGGGTGCAAATTTCATACCAAG is a genomic window containing:
- the LOC131255673 gene encoding amino acid transporter AVT6A-like, whose product is MTTGSPAPVKEKKEKRQRKNKQVADEKAPLLPSKQEEDVSLDGFSGASFAGAVFNLSTTIVGAGIMALPATMKVLGLGPGIVMIVFVAFLTEASIEMLLRSSRAGKSVSYAGVMGDAFGRIGRMLLQLCVVINNIGVLIVYMIIIGDVLSGTSSSGVHHSGILEGWFGVHWWNGRFFILLVTTLGVFAPLACFKRVDSLRYTSALSVALAVVFVVITAGITIVKLINGSIAMPRWLPNVTDLTSVWKLFTVVPVLVTAYICHYNVHTIDNELEDSSQIQSIVRTSLGLCSTVYITTSFFGFLLFGDSTLDDVLANFDSNLGIPYSSVLNDAVRVSYVIHLMLVFPIIFFALRLNLDGLLFPSSGPLVLDNRRFALISAGLIGVVFLGANFIPSIWDAFQFTGATAAVCIGFIFPAAITLRDAHCVSTKKDKILSIFMIVLAVFSNVVAIYSDAYSIFKRSQDGSRA